The Candidatus Afararchaeum irisae genomic sequence GACCTCAGTCTCGTCTCCCGTAACGTCTGTCGCGTCGTCTCTGAGAGAGGCTACACGTCGGTTCTTGACCGCGACGTCGACTTCTCGTGTCTGCCTGTCAGGCGTCGAGACTACGGTGCCGCCTCTGAGTACAAGGTCTGCGTCCTCGTCACCGAGGGTGACCTTCCTGACTTCCTCTCTCATCACATCGCCTCCGGTGCTTCGACTCCTATGAGACCGAGCGAGTTACTTATCGCGTTTTTCGAGGCGAGGACGAGACCCAGGCGCGCCTTCTTGAGGTCGTCTTCGACGTCTAAGACACGGCACTCTCGGTAGAACTCGTTGAAGGCTTCGGCTAACTCACGCGAGTAGGTCGCTATCCTGTGTGGCTCGAGGCTCTCGGCGGAGTTGTCGACGACGTCGGATAGCTCTCCTATCTTCTCTATGAGCCCGCGTTCCTCGTCGTCTTCGAGGAGATCGACGTCCAGGTCGGCATCGGGGTCGGCGTCTGCCTGTTCGAGTATCCCCGACGCCCTCGCGTGAACGTACTGTATGTAAGGAGCGTGCTGACCCTCGAAGTTGAGAGCGTCCTCCCATCTGAAGGTGATCGGCTTTTCCGCCTGGCGTGCGACTATGTCGAAACGAACCGCGCCTATGCCGATCTTCTCGGCGGTCTCGCGCACCTCTTCGACGTCACGTCTCCTCTCGTCGGATCTCTCCTGTATCTCGTCCTTGGCGCGTTCGACCGCCTCGTCGAGGAGGTCGTCCATGTTGACGACTGTGCCCTCACGTGTGCTCATCTTGCCCTCGGGGAGACTGACGTACGAGTAGAAGACGTTTCTCGGCTTCCTGTCCTCTCCGAGTATCTCTAACGCCGCTCCGAGCTGTTTCGCCTGGAGCTTGTGATCCTCACCGAGAACGTTGACGGCGTCGTCGGATCTCTCGAACTTGTCGATGTGGTATGCGATGTCACGTGTCGTGTAGAGCGATGTGCCGTCACTCCTCTCGAAGACGAGCTCCTTGTCTATGTCGAAGTCGGAGAGGTCGATCTTACGTGCGTCTTCCTCCTCGTAGCTCCTCTCGTCTTCCTTGAGCCTCTCGCTCACGTCGTCGACATCGCCCTCAAGCACAAACTGACTCTCGTGGACGAATCTGTCGTACGACGCGCCTATACGTTCGAGGCTCTGTCTCTGTCCCTCCAAGCAGTACTCGACAGCCTCCTCGACGAGTTCGAGGGCGTCCTCGTTGCCGTTTTCGAGCTCTGAGAGGAGTTCGTCTATCTCGTCCTCGGCGGTCATCTCGCCGTTGGTGCTGTTGTACTCGGCTCCGGATTCGTCTTCGCCTTCGCCCTCGGCTTCGGCTTCGAGTATCTCGTTCGCCCTCCTGTAGTACCTCACTATGTCGTGGTCGGGCTTGTCACGTTCCTTCTCGGGAAGCTCTGACTCGTCTATCCTGTCGTAAGCCCACGCTATCGTCGCGACCTGTCTTCCCATGTCGTTGACGTAGTACTCGACGTCTAAGTCGTAGCCCGCCTTCCGTAAGAGACGCGCTATCGAGTCTCCGATTATGGGATTACGCGCCCTTCCGACGTGGAGGGGTCCCGTGGGGTTCGCCGAGGTGTGTTCGAGTATGATCTTCTCGTCCTTGTCGGGGAGAGCCGGATAGTCGTCGGAGGTCGCCTCCTCGACCGTCCTTTCGAGGTAGTCGTCGCTGACGGAGAAGTTGATGTAAGGTCCTTTTACCGACGCGCCGCCTATCAGACCGTACTCGCCTATATGTAGGTTCGCCGCTATCTCGTGTGCGACCTCGGCGGGATTCTCGTCGCCAGCGAGAGAGAAAGCGACTGCGGAGGCGAGACCCGCGTCGACGTCCTCTGGTGGCTTTTCGAGACTCAGATCCTCGGTCGAGTAGCCCGCTGAGTCGAGGGATTCGGAGAGAGACTCCTCGACCTGTTTCCTGAACTGGGTGAACATACAGTAGGTTACGTGAAAGGTGTTTAAACCGTGTCCGGAATAAACTGAGTCTGAGTCTGAGTCTGAGAAGGCTTAGTCGTCTTTGACACCCGGATTCGTCACAGCACCGAGTGACGCCGAACTGAAGGAGTCGCCGTACTTCGCTAAGACGCCCGAGGTGTAGTTGGGATCGGGCTGTTCCCAGTCTTCGAGTCTGTCTTCTATCTCGTCGTCTGAGAGGTCGACGTCGAGCCTTCTCTCGGGTATGTCGATCTCCACCGTGTCGCCGTCACGTACCGCGGCGAGTGGACCGCCGACGTAAGCCTCAGGAGCTATGTGTCCTATCATAGGTCCACGTGTAGCACCCGAGAAACGTCCGTCGGTGAGTAATGCGACGTCGTCCTCGTGACCCTGTCCGACGACTGCGGCGGTCACACCCAGCATCTCCCTCATTCCGGGTCCTCCCTTTGGTCCCTCGTACCTTATGAGAATTACGTCGCCCGAGTCTATCTCGCCGTTCTCGACCGCGTAGAACGCCTCCTCCTCGTGGTCGAAGACCCTCGCGGTACCCTCGAATACGAAGTCGTCGTCGCCCGTGACCTTGAGAACCGCACCCTCGGGAGCTATGTTGCCCTTGAGTATGACTATCGCGCCCTCGTCGTGTATCGGGTCGTCGAGCGGACGCACGACACTCGGACTCGGCTCGGGGAGATCCATCTCCTCTAAGTTCTCTTCGAGAGTCTGTCCCGTGACAGTCATGACGTCGCCGTGTATCAGACCGTCGTCGAGGAGGCGTTTGAGGACGACGGGTATACCGCCGTTTCTGTGGAGGTCAGCCATGACGTGGCTGCCGCCGGGCTTGAGGTTACAGATATGTGGAACCCTCCGCGATATCCTGTCGAAGTCGTCTATCTCGAGGTCTACGCCTGCCTCCTCGGCTATCGCTAAGATATGGAGGACGGCGTTCGTCGACCCGCCTATCGCTGCCTGTAGAGCTATCGCGTTCTCGAACGCCTTGCGTGTCAGGAGGTCGGAGGGACGTATGTCTTCCTCTAAGACCCTCATGACAGCCTCGCCCGAGTCGAAGGCTGTGTCTTCCCTCTCGTCTGTCTCGGCGGGCGGCGTAGCGGAGCCGGGGAGAGCGAGTCCGAGTGCCTCGCTTATCGAAGCCATCGTGTTTGCGGTATACATACCCGCGCACGATCCGGGTCCGGGACACGCGACGTCCTCTAACTCCTCGAGCTCTTCCTCGGTTATGTCGCCCTCGGAGTACTCGCCGACGCCCTCGAAGACGTCCTGTATAGTCACGTCCTCGCCGTGGTACTTGCCCGGGAGAATAGTGCCGCCGTAGACGAAGACTGTCGGGAGGTCGAGACGCGCCGCCGCCATCATCATACCCGGGAGGTTCTTGTCACAGCCTGCGACAGTCACGAGACCGTCGAGTCTCTCGGCGAACGTCACGAGTTCGACCGAGTCGGCTATGACCTCACGTGATATGAGGGACGCCTTCATCCCCTCAGTACCCATCGAGATAGCGTCGCTCACGGTGATCGTCCCGAACTCTATCGGTGTTCCTTCGGCTTCCTCGATACCGTCCTTCGCGTACTGGGATATCTCGTCGAGATGTACGTTACACGGCGTGACCTCCGCCGCGGGGTTCGCGACGCCTATCAGTGGCTCCTCGAGATCCTCGTCGGTGTACCCCATCGCGTGGAACATAGCGCGGTGAGGTGCTCTCTCGGCACCCTCGGTGACTTCCTGGCTCCTTATCTTTCTCATGCGGATATATAGGGTGTCTTTCTCGGCATAAACCTTCGGTGGCTTTTACACGTAGCGTCCCAAAGACGTAACATGGCAGTTGAAGCAGGAGACACGATCAGAGTCGAGTACACGGGAAGAAAGACAAACGGAGAGGTATTCGACACCTCCGACGAGGAGACCGCGAG encodes the following:
- the argS gene encoding arginine--tRNA ligase, coding for MFTQFRKQVEESLSESLDSAGYSTEDLSLEKPPEDVDAGLASAVAFSLAGDENPAEVAHEIAANLHIGEYGLIGGASVKGPYINFSVSDDYLERTVEEATSDDYPALPDKDEKIILEHTSANPTGPLHVGRARNPIIGDSIARLLRKAGYDLDVEYYVNDMGRQVATIAWAYDRIDESELPEKERDKPDHDIVRYYRRANEILEAEAEGEGEDESGAEYNSTNGEMTAEDEIDELLSELENGNEDALELVEEAVEYCLEGQRQSLERIGASYDRFVHESQFVLEGDVDDVSERLKEDERSYEEEDARKIDLSDFDIDKELVFERSDGTSLYTTRDIAYHIDKFERSDDAVNVLGEDHKLQAKQLGAALEILGEDRKPRNVFYSYVSLPEGKMSTREGTVVNMDDLLDEAVERAKDEIQERSDERRRDVEEVRETAEKIGIGAVRFDIVARQAEKPITFRWEDALNFEGQHAPYIQYVHARASGILEQADADPDADLDVDLLEDDEERGLIEKIGELSDVVDNSAESLEPHRIATYSRELAEAFNEFYRECRVLDVEDDLKKARLGLVLASKNAISNSLGLIGVEAPEAM
- the ilvD gene encoding dihydroxy-acid dehydratase, which codes for MRKIRSQEVTEGAERAPHRAMFHAMGYTDEDLEEPLIGVANPAAEVTPCNVHLDEISQYAKDGIEEAEGTPIEFGTITVSDAISMGTEGMKASLISREVIADSVELVTFAERLDGLVTVAGCDKNLPGMMMAAARLDLPTVFVYGGTILPGKYHGEDVTIQDVFEGVGEYSEGDITEEELEELEDVACPGPGSCAGMYTANTMASISEALGLALPGSATPPAETDEREDTAFDSGEAVMRVLEEDIRPSDLLTRKAFENAIALQAAIGGSTNAVLHILAIAEEAGVDLEIDDFDRISRRVPHICNLKPGGSHVMADLHRNGGIPVVLKRLLDDGLIHGDVMTVTGQTLEENLEEMDLPEPSPSVVRPLDDPIHDEGAIVILKGNIAPEGAVLKVTGDDDFVFEGTARVFDHEEEAFYAVENGEIDSGDVILIRYEGPKGGPGMREMLGVTAAVVGQGHEDDVALLTDGRFSGATRGPMIGHIAPEAYVGGPLAAVRDGDTVEIDIPERRLDVDLSDDEIEDRLEDWEQPDPNYTSGVLAKYGDSFSSASLGAVTNPGVKDD